One genomic window of Manihot esculenta cultivar AM560-2 chromosome 16, M.esculenta_v8, whole genome shotgun sequence includes the following:
- the LOC110604209 gene encoding haloacid dehalogenase-like hydrolase domain-containing protein 3: MLDAMSLLSKLRCITVDVTGTLIAYKGELGDYYCMAAKSVGLPCPDYKRVHEGFKLAYTDMAKKYPCFGHAAKMPNIVWWKTCVRNSFIKAGYDYDEETFEKIFRRIYASFGSSAPYTVFPDSQPFLRWAREKGILVGLVSNAEYRYQDVILPALGLNQGSEWDFGVFSGLEGVEKPDPRIYEIALERAGNIAPEEALHIGDSMRKDYLPAKSVGMHALLLDRFKTPDAEQWRKSGAVVLPDLVSVQELLTLGTLTC; encoded by the exons ATGCTTGATGCAATGTCTCTCTTGTCAAAATTACGCTGCATCACTGTTGATGTCACTGGTACACTCATAGCTTACAAAGGCGAGCTTGGTGACTACTACTGCATGGCTGCAAAATCTGTTGGACTGCCATGCCCTGACTACAAGCGTGTGCATGAAGGCTTCAAACTTGCATATACAGATATGGCAAAAAAGTATCCCTGTTTTGGGCATGCAGCAAAAATGCCTAACATTGTCTGGTGGAAAACATGTGTGAGAAATTCCTTTATCAAG GCTGGATATGATTATGATGAAGAGACATTTGAGAAAATCTTCAGGCGCATATATGCCTCATTTGGTTCATCTGCACCTTATACTGTCTTCCCAGACTCCCAACCTTTCCTAAGATGGGCACGTGAAAAGGGTATTCTAGTTGGGCTTGTTAGCAATGCAGAGTATCGTTATCAGGATGTGATTCTTCCAGCCTTGGGTTTGAATCAG GGGTCAGAATGGGACTTTGGTGTGTTCTCTGGTCTCGAAGGCGTAGAGAAGCCGGACCCAAGGATTTATGAAATTGCTCTTGAAAGGGCTGGAAATATTGCACCAGAAGAAGCTCTACACATTGGGGATAGCATGCGGAAAGACTACCTGCCGGCGAAGAGTGTGGGGATGCATGCATTACTGTTGGACAGGTTTAAGACTCCTGATGCTGAGCAGTGGAGAAAATCTGGTGCAGTTGTGCTTCCTGACTTGGTTTCTGTACAAGAATTGCTCACCTTAGGCACATTGACATGCTGA
- the LOC110603018 gene encoding cationic amino acid transporter 5, with translation MEEQGAKVQTRSYWRLRKQDFLPEESFQSWANYRSALAQTGFRFRDRLLSRSDDANEIQELRKQSENDMKRCLTWWDLTWFGFGSVIGAGIFVISGQEMKDHAGPAIVLSYVASGISAMLSVFCYTEFAVEIPVAGGSFAYLRIELGDFVAFITAGNILLESIVGSAAVARAWTSYFTTLLNRPSNSLRIHTNLRKDFNLLDPIAVGVLIISATIAMISTRKTSFFNWIATALNTLVILFVIIAGFAHANPSNLTPFLPYGAKGIFQAAAIVYFAYGGFDNIATMAEETKNPSRDIPLGLLGSMSTIIVIYCLMVLSLSMMQKYTEIDKNAPFSMAFQSVGMTWAKFLVALGALKGMTTVLLVGALGQARYTTHIARAHMIPPWFALVHPKTGTPINATLLITISSALIAFFTGLDVLASLLSLSTLFIFMMMAVALLVRRYYVRETTPRANLLKFIAFLLIIMASSMGTSAYWGLKPSGWIGYIITVPLWFLGTMGIQMTLQQQRQPKFWGVPLVPWLPSLSIATNIFLMGSLGAKAFVRFGICTVVMLVYYVFFGLHATYDMAHQEQNLSSFEVKNEDISEKGP, from the coding sequence ATGGAAGAACAGGGTGCTAAAGTCCAAACCAGAAGTTATTGGAGACTCAGAAAACAAGATTTCTTACCAGAAGAGTCATTCCAAAGCTGGGCTAACTACCGCTCTGCATTAGCCCAAACGGGTTTTCGTTTCAGGGACCGTCTCTTAAGTCGATCAGATGATGCCAATGAGATCCAAGAGCTGAGAAAACAAAGCGAGAATGACATGAAACGATGCCTCACATGGTGGGATCTCACCTGGTTTGGATTTGGTTCTGTTATAGGAGCAGGCATCTTTGTGATCAGTGGCCAGGAAATGAAAGATCATGCAGGACCTGCAATTGTGTTGTCTTATGTTGCTTCAGGAATTTCAGCTATGCTCTCTGTTTTCTGCTACACAGAATTTGCAGTTGAAATCCCAGTAGCAGGTGGATCATTTGCATACTTAAGAATTGAATTAGGAGACTTTGTAGCATTCATAACGGCAGGAAACATACTGCTCGAAAGCATTGTGGGCAGTGCAGCAGTGGCCAGAGCGTGGACTTCTTACTTCACAACTCTTCTGAACCGTCCTTCCAATTCTTTACGCATACATACAAACCTAAGGAAAGATTTCAATCTCCTGGATCCTATTGCTGTTGGGGTTTTAATAATTTCTGCAACAATAGCAATGATCAGCACAAGGAAAACTTCATTCTTCAACTGGATAGCAACTGCACTGAACACCTTAGTTATTTTGTTTGTGATAATTGCAGGATTTGCTCATGCCAATCCTTCGAATCTGACACCTTTTTTGCCTTATGGAGCTAAAGGGATTTTTCAAGCAGCTGCAATTGTTTACTTTGCCTATGGCGGATTTGATAATATAGCCACGATGGCAGAAGAAACAAAAAACCCATCAAGGGACATCCCATTAGGCCTGCTTGGATCAATGTCCACAATTATTGTTATATACTGCTTGATGGTACTTTCACTAAGCATGATGCAGAAATACACAGAAATCGACAAAAATGCACCATTCTCAATGGCGTTTCAGAGCGTTGGGATGACTTGGGCAAAGTTTCTAGTAGCGCTCGGAGCACTCAAGGGGATGACCACTGTTCTTCTAGTGGGGGCTCTCGGACAAGCCCGGTATACAACTCATATTGCACGAGCCCACATGATTCCGCCGTGGTTTGCTCTCGTTCATCCAAAGACAGGAACACCAATAAATGCCACGCTTCTGATCACCATTTCAAGTGCTCTCATTGCTTTTTTCACAGGCCTTGACGTCTTGGCTAGCTTGTTATCACTGAGCACTCTATTTATCTTCATGATGATGGCTGTTGCACTTCTGGTGAGGAGATACTATGTGAGAGAAACTACGCCACGAGCCAACCTCCTGAAGTTCATCGCCTTCTTGCTTATAATTATGGCATCGTCGATGGGCACTTCGGCTTATTGGGGACTGAAGCCCAGTGGGTGGATTGGATATATCATCACTGTTCCTCTTTGGTTCCTTGGGACAATGGGAATTCAGATGACACTGCAACAGCAGAGACAACCAAAATTTTGGGGAGTTCCACTTGTTCCATGGCTGCCATCGTTGTCTATTGCAACAAACATCTTTCTCATGGGATCTTTAGGAGCAAAGGCTTTTGTAAGATTTGGGATCTGCACAGTTGTAATGCTGGTTTACTATGTGTTTTTTGGTCTTCATGCAACCTATGACATGGCCCATCAAGAACAGAATCTTTCTTCATTTGAAGTTAAGAATGAAGACATTAGTGAAAAAGGGCCTTGA